A genomic window from Candidatus Zymogenus saltonus includes:
- a CDS encoding long-chain fatty acid--CoA ligase, producing MSGKTLNAIFLDHANKYPKRVILKHKEVKGGEYVDVTWGELKDLVLSFTAGLVEIGVKRGDRLAILSFNRIEWLVSDLATLFIGCVNVPIYHTNTPEQCVHIITDSEAGYVVVEDTAQLEKILSVRDRLKGLKKIILIEGDVPNGDKDVITYSGIMEEGRAKRDKLEEKIVKAATGIRPEDMATIVYTSGTTGPPKGCMLNHGNITYVIDSTDDIIKIDPETNMSIMILPVSHFFPRVSGYYYNLVKNIPFVVAESLDTLAVNLMETSPTYFTSVPRIFEKVYARIVSVAEKGSFVKRLLFRWAVTVGRKRSRRLNNKKRLFPLLRAKFAVADALVFKKIRAMLGGGLTFALSAGAPLSSEVGEFIHSVGIQVLEFYGLTETVGGTMTTFDHCRYGTVGKTMPGFDVKLAPDGEILIKGNNFMGYHKQPKMTEELIKDGWCYSGDVGRWDEDGFLVITDRKKDLIITSGGKNISPQNLENHLKQIKLVANAMVYGDRKKYLTALITLDEAELLDFAKGLGLEGADFAELTKNPEVVKIVEEGVEKVNATLPSYETIKKFRILPRDFSQEEGEVTATLKIKRKVLKERYNDVIESMYEGEG from the coding sequence ATGAGCGGGAAGACATTGAACGCAATATTCTTGGATCATGCGAATAAGTACCCCAAAAGAGTTATCTTAAAGCACAAGGAGGTGAAGGGGGGAGAGTACGTAGACGTTACGTGGGGCGAGCTTAAAGACCTCGTCCTCTCCTTCACCGCTGGATTGGTCGAGATCGGCGTAAAGCGCGGCGACCGGCTCGCCATCCTCTCCTTTAACCGGATCGAGTGGCTGGTTTCTGATTTGGCCACACTTTTCATCGGCTGCGTCAACGTCCCGATATACCACACTAACACCCCGGAGCAGTGCGTCCATATAATAACGGACTCCGAGGCGGGTTACGTCGTCGTGGAGGACACCGCCCAGCTCGAAAAGATCCTCTCGGTGAGAGATAGGCTCAAGGGGCTGAAAAAAATCATCCTTATCGAGGGGGATGTTCCAAATGGGGATAAAGACGTAATCACGTACTCCGGGATCATGGAAGAGGGCAGGGCGAAGAGGGACAAGCTGGAGGAGAAAATTGTGAAGGCGGCAACGGGCATAAGGCCGGAAGACATGGCCACTATCGTCTACACCTCCGGGACGACAGGCCCGCCCAAGGGGTGTATGCTCAACCACGGGAACATCACCTACGTCATAGACTCCACCGACGATATAATCAAGATAGACCCTGAGACCAACATGTCGATCATGATCCTGCCCGTCTCCCACTTCTTTCCCCGCGTCTCCGGCTACTACTACAACCTGGTAAAGAACATCCCCTTCGTGGTTGCCGAGTCCTTGGACACGCTGGCGGTGAACCTCATGGAGACGTCGCCGACCTACTTCACCAGCGTCCCGAGGATCTTCGAGAAGGTCTACGCCCGGATCGTCTCGGTGGCGGAAAAGGGATCGTTCGTCAAGCGACTCCTCTTTCGCTGGGCTGTTACCGTGGGGAGGAAGAGGAGCCGGCGTCTCAACAACAAGAAGCGGCTTTTCCCGCTCCTTCGCGCGAAGTTCGCGGTGGCCGACGCCCTCGTCTTCAAAAAAATCAGGGCGATGCTGGGGGGCGGGCTGACCTTCGCCCTTTCCGCGGGGGCGCCCTTGTCGTCCGAGGTGGGGGAGTTCATCCACAGCGTGGGAATACAGGTGCTGGAGTTCTACGGCCTGACCGAGACCGTGGGCGGCACCATGACTACCTTCGATCACTGCCGCTACGGCACCGTGGGAAAGACGATGCCCGGCTTCGATGTAAAGCTCGCTCCGGACGGCGAGATATTGATCAAGGGGAACAACTTCATGGGCTACCACAAACAGCCGAAGATGACAGAAGAGCTGATAAAAGACGGCTGGTGCTATTCGGGCGACGTGGGCAGGTGGGACGAGGACGGCTTTCTTGTCATCACCGACAGGAAGAAGGACCTCATCATCACGTCGGGCGGCAAGAACATCTCCCCCCAGAACCTGGAGAACCACTTGAAGCAGATCAAGCTTGTGGCGAACGCCATGGTCTACGGCGACAGGAAGAAGTACCTGACGGCGCTGATCACGCTGGACGAGGCGGAGCTCCTCGACTTCGCGAAGGGGCTGGGGCTTGAGGGCGCGGACTTCGCCGAGCTCACGAAGAACCCGGAGGTCGTGAAGATAGTGGAAGAGGGGGTCGAGAAGGTGAACGCCACGCTTCCCTCATACGAAACGATAA